A window of Terriglobia bacterium contains these coding sequences:
- a CDS encoding glycosyltransferase family 39 protein, giving the protein MASVSEPVVLTKSDTTSPFTSGTAIILYVALVRIILYLIAGPNYGYFRDELYYLACGEHPAWGYVDQPPLIAWTVWLLRHSIGTSLWALRLLPALSGTATVILSGLLARELGGRRWAMFLASLATLMAPILLGLTHLFTMNAFDPLLWTAIACVVVRIVKTGEQRLWVAAGVLLGITILNKYGIVFWVSGLLVGIVLTPLRKSLLSAWFWLGGAIAALMVLPNFLWQWRHQFPFLQLMHNIREHHRDINLPPLAFLKAQSEMLGYVAAVLVVLGVLFFFVKQGRPYRVLGFAYLVFLAEMMVLHGKMYYLAPVYPIMFAAGAVAIEAWTRNNKWAWTKPLLAAGIAVVSGIFAPTVLPILPVPVFLAYEHKLGIRQQKFENQPQGVLPQIYADMFGWEEIAQRVAAYYHTLSPEEQRKTAIFANNYGDASAIDFFGPKYGLPKAIGNHQNYWIWGPRNYTGESIIVLGDDDERNMQTKCTSYSIVGNTKDPLSRPDEWLPIYHCRGFKWNLQKIWPSMKHWD; this is encoded by the coding sequence ATGGCCAGCGTCTCCGAACCTGTAGTTCTCACAAAATCGGATACTACTTCTCCCTTCACCAGTGGAACCGCCATCATCCTCTACGTCGCGCTCGTTCGAATTATCCTGTATTTGATTGCCGGGCCCAACTATGGCTATTTCCGTGATGAACTCTATTACCTCGCTTGCGGTGAGCACCCTGCCTGGGGTTACGTCGATCAGCCGCCGTTGATCGCCTGGACCGTGTGGCTGCTCCGGCACTCCATTGGAACTTCACTGTGGGCGCTCAGATTGCTCCCGGCACTATCCGGCACTGCTACTGTAATTCTCTCTGGTCTCTTGGCTCGAGAACTCGGCGGGCGACGTTGGGCCATGTTCCTGGCCTCTCTTGCGACGCTCATGGCGCCGATCCTGCTCGGTCTGACTCATCTGTTCACGATGAACGCGTTTGATCCCCTGCTCTGGACAGCAATCGCCTGCGTGGTCGTCCGAATCGTGAAGACGGGCGAGCAGCGTCTTTGGGTCGCAGCAGGCGTTCTTCTCGGGATTACGATCTTGAACAAGTACGGGATCGTATTCTGGGTTTCGGGATTATTGGTCGGCATCGTCCTCACCCCACTTCGAAAGTCTCTATTGAGCGCCTGGTTTTGGCTTGGCGGCGCAATCGCGGCCCTGATGGTGCTGCCCAACTTCCTCTGGCAATGGCGTCATCAGTTCCCCTTTCTGCAATTGATGCACAATATCCGCGAGCATCATCGCGACATCAACCTCCCACCTCTTGCCTTCCTCAAAGCACAGTCGGAGATGCTTGGCTACGTCGCCGCCGTCCTCGTTGTTCTTGGCGTGCTGTTCTTTTTCGTCAAGCAAGGACGTCCGTATCGCGTATTGGGATTCGCTTATCTTGTCTTCCTGGCAGAAATGATGGTTCTGCACGGCAAAATGTATTACCTCGCGCCAGTCTATCCAATCATGTTTGCCGCCGGCGCTGTCGCAATTGAAGCCTGGACAAGGAATAACAAATGGGCTTGGACGAAACCTCTTCTGGCAGCTGGAATCGCAGTGGTGAGCGGTATATTCGCCCCCACGGTTCTGCCCATTCTGCCTGTTCCCGTCTTCCTCGCATATGAGCATAAGCTGGGAATCCGGCAGCAGAAATTCGAGAATCAGCCGCAGGGCGTATTACCGCAGATTTACGCTGATATGTTTGGCTGGGAGGAAATTGCTCAGCGCGTAGCCGCCTACTATCACACTCTCTCCCCAGAGGAGCAGCGCAAGACCGCCATCTTCGCCAACAACTACGGCGACGCCAGCGCAATTGATTTCTTTGGCCCCAAGTACGGCCTTCCCAAGGCCATCGGCAATCACCAGAACTACTGGATCTGGGGTCCACGCAACTACACGGGGGAAAGCATCATCGTCTTGGGCGACGATGACGAGCGCAACATGCAAACGAAATGCACGAGCTACTCCATCGTGGGCAATACCAAGGATCCACTTTCGCGACCGGATGAATGGCTTCCGATTTATCACTGCCGCGGATTCAAATGGAACCTGCAGAAGATTTGGCCGAGCATGAAACACTGGGACTAG
- a CDS encoding carbonic anhydrase, with translation MSKILEQVIAANQKYSAEFGDKGKLAIPPARHFGILTCMDARLDPAKFAGLAEGDAHVVRNAGGRASDDAIRSIVISYKLLGTREWFVVHHTECGMLFFTNEKIRQLLANSLETAKLTEHGFTDVGSGPGSREGEFIEWLPISNQEQSVRDDVQRIREHPLIPASISIYGYIYDVKSGKLIEVPQAASLGKAA, from the coding sequence ATGAGCAAGATTCTTGAGCAAGTAATCGCAGCTAACCAGAAGTACAGTGCGGAGTTTGGGGACAAGGGCAAACTTGCAATTCCCCCGGCGCGGCATTTTGGAATTCTCACTTGCATGGACGCCCGGCTCGATCCGGCGAAATTTGCCGGTTTGGCGGAAGGCGACGCACACGTGGTGCGCAATGCAGGAGGGCGCGCCAGCGATGATGCGATTCGATCAATCGTGATCAGCTACAAACTGCTAGGCACACGCGAATGGTTCGTGGTTCACCACACGGAATGCGGGATGCTGTTCTTCACGAATGAGAAGATACGGCAATTGCTGGCGAACAGCCTGGAGACGGCCAAACTCACGGAGCACGGTTTTACAGACGTAGGCAGCGGGCCGGGATCACGCGAAGGCGAATTCATTGAGTGGCTCCCGATCTCGAATCAGGAGCAGAGCGTTCGCGACGACGTGCAGCGGATTCGTGAACATCCGCTGATTCCTGCGAGCATCAGCATTTACGGCTATATCTATGACGTTAAGAGCGGAAAACTGATTGAGGTGCCGCAGGCTGCGAGCCTGGGGAAGGCTGCGTAA